Proteins from a genomic interval of Pseudomonas asplenii:
- a CDS encoding fumarylacetoacetate hydrolase family protein, giving the protein MSYQHQYVDGTRIHFPLGKVVCIGRNYAEHAKELDNPVPTEPLLFIKPGSCVVPLEGGFSIPVDRGSVHYEAEIAVLIGKPLSTKPSKEEVLDAISGFAPALDLTLRDKQAELKAKGLPWEIAKSFDGAAVIAPFVVGSTFSDLTSIGIRLTINGQVRQDGISSDMLNPIVPMIQYMAACFSLQAGDVILTGTPVGVGPLNVGDELVLELPGASSFNSSVR; this is encoded by the coding sequence ATGAGTTATCAGCACCAGTATGTCGACGGTACCCGCATTCACTTTCCCCTGGGCAAGGTGGTCTGCATCGGTCGTAACTACGCCGAACACGCCAAGGAGCTGGACAATCCGGTGCCGACCGAGCCGCTGCTGTTCATCAAGCCCGGCAGTTGTGTCGTGCCGCTCGAGGGTGGCTTCAGCATTCCGGTCGATCGCGGCTCGGTGCATTACGAGGCGGAAATTGCCGTATTGATTGGCAAGCCGTTGTCGACCAAACCGAGCAAGGAAGAAGTGCTCGATGCGATTTCCGGTTTCGCCCCGGCGCTGGACCTGACCCTGCGCGACAAGCAGGCAGAGTTGAAGGCCAAGGGCCTGCCGTGGGAAATCGCCAAGTCGTTCGACGGTGCGGCAGTGATCGCTCCGTTCGTGGTCGGTAGCACCTTTTCCGACCTGACCAGCATCGGCATCCGCCTGACCATCAATGGCCAGGTGCGCCAGGACGGCATCAGCAGCGACATGCTCAACCCCATCGTACCGATGATCCAGTACATGGCCGCGTGTTTTTCGTTGCAGGCCGGCGATGTGATCCTGACCGGCACGCCGGTTGGCGTCGGCCCGTTGAATGTCGGTGACGAGCTGGTACTGGAGTTGCCGGGCGCCAGCAGCTTCAACAGCAGCGTGCGCTGA
- the rpiA gene encoding ribose-5-phosphate isomerase RpiA has product MTQDQLKQAVAQAAVDFILPKLDDKSIVGVGTGSTANCFIDALARHKGAFDGAVASSEATAARLKGHGIPVYELNTVSDLEFYIDGADESDAQLNLIKGGGAALTREKIVAAVAKTFICIADGSKLVPVLGAFPLPVEVIPMARSHVARQLVKLGGDPVYREGVLTDNGNIILDVHNLQITHPVELEAQINAIVGVVTNGLFAARPADLLLLGTGEGVKTLKA; this is encoded by the coding sequence ATGACCCAGGATCAACTCAAACAGGCAGTGGCCCAGGCCGCCGTCGACTTCATCCTTCCCAAGCTCGATGACAAAAGCATCGTCGGCGTGGGCACCGGCTCCACCGCCAACTGCTTCATCGATGCCCTGGCCCGACACAAGGGCGCCTTCGATGGCGCGGTCGCCAGCTCCGAAGCCACTGCCGCGCGCCTCAAGGGCCATGGCATTCCGGTCTACGAACTCAACACCGTCAGCGACCTGGAGTTCTACATCGACGGTGCCGACGAAAGCGACGCACAACTGAACCTGATCAAGGGCGGCGGCGCGGCCCTGACCCGGGAGAAAATCGTTGCGGCCGTGGCCAAGACCTTTATCTGCATCGCCGACGGCAGCAAGCTGGTGCCGGTGCTCGGCGCCTTCCCACTGCCAGTGGAAGTGATCCCGATGGCCCGCAGCCACGTGGCGCGTCAGTTGGTGAAGTTGGGCGGCGACCCGGTGTATCGCGAAGGCGTGCTGACCGATAACGGCAACATCATCCTCGATGTGCACAACCTGCAGATCACCCACCCGGTGGAGTTGGAAGCGCAGATCAACGCGATTGTCGGCGTGGTCACCAACGGCCTGTTCGCCGCGCGCCCGGCGGACCTCCTGCTGCTGGGCACCGGCGAAGGCGTCAAGACCCTCAAGGCCTGA
- a CDS encoding SdiA-regulated domain-containing protein — MARPLSLSSSSSRRSRFALRWYYWLLLVLALAAGVGVPMHWDDRGVLWLKERFKTQAEREGSVWLPGYRVVIDAKRLLGMEKDEASDVSYSPQTKTLFSVMGKNPFLAELTLQGDVLRKIPLVGWNNPEAVTVLEGNKMAIVDERMHLLSIVTVDASTRELNIKDFPQYDLGPSKNQNKAFEAAVWDARNQQILLGEERPPALFSLKSDGTRFSGEKQRLASDQLDVRNLSALAIDPRTQHLLVLSAESHLLLELDEKGSQVSFMTLLGGFNGLKNTIPRAEGVTMDEEGYLYVVSEPNLFYVFKRTAE; from the coding sequence ATGGCTCGTCCCTTGTCGCTCTCTTCGTCTTCCTCCCGTCGCTCCCGCTTTGCACTGCGTTGGTATTACTGGCTGCTGCTGGTGCTTGCGCTGGCCGCCGGGGTGGGGGTACCGATGCACTGGGATGATCGCGGTGTACTGTGGCTCAAGGAGCGTTTCAAGACCCAGGCCGAGCGTGAAGGCAGCGTCTGGCTGCCGGGTTATCGCGTGGTGATCGACGCCAAGCGCTTGCTGGGCATGGAGAAGGACGAGGCGTCCGATGTCAGCTACAGCCCGCAGACCAAAACGCTGTTTTCGGTCATGGGCAAGAACCCTTTCCTGGCCGAGTTGACCCTGCAAGGCGATGTGTTGCGCAAGATTCCTCTGGTCGGCTGGAACAATCCCGAGGCCGTGACGGTGTTGGAAGGCAACAAGATGGCGATCGTCGATGAGCGCATGCACCTTCTGAGCATCGTCACCGTGGATGCGAGCACCCGTGAGCTGAATATCAAGGACTTCCCGCAGTACGACCTCGGTCCGTCGAAGAACCAGAACAAGGCTTTCGAGGCGGCGGTCTGGGATGCGCGCAACCAGCAGATTTTGCTCGGCGAAGAGCGGCCACCCGCGTTGTTCAGTCTGAAAAGCGACGGCACTCGATTCTCGGGCGAGAAGCAAAGGTTGGCGAGCGATCAGCTGGATGTGCGCAATCTTTCAGCGCTGGCGATCGACCCGCGGACCCAGCATCTGCTGGTGCTGTCGGCCGAGTCGCATCTGTTGCTGGAGCTGGATGAGAAAGGCAGTCAGGTCAGCTTCATGACCCTGCTCGGCGGCTTCAATGGTTTGAAAAACACCATTCCGCGTGCTGAAGGCGTGACCATGGACGAGGAGGGGTACCTGTACGTGGTCAGCGAGCCGAACCTGTTCTACGTCTTCAAGCGCACTGCAGAATAA
- a CDS encoding DUF2269 family protein yields the protein MSAYLILKTLHILSSTILFGLGAGSAYYALRAWRTGKVEVIAVTFRHLVFADWAFTTTTAVFQPLSGLGLVHLAGWPLTQGWLMWSMGLFVLAGICWLPVVWLQIRVHRMADQALREGTAMPIKAQTYMRWWFVLGWPAFLAFMVIFYLMVAKPA from the coding sequence ATGAGCGCTTACCTGATACTCAAGACCCTGCACATCTTGTCTTCCACCATTCTCTTCGGCCTGGGTGCCGGTTCGGCCTATTACGCACTGCGTGCCTGGCGTACCGGCAAGGTCGAGGTGATTGCGGTGACGTTCCGCCACCTGGTGTTCGCCGATTGGGCCTTTACCACGACTACGGCGGTGTTCCAGCCTTTGAGCGGGTTGGGGTTGGTGCATCTGGCGGGCTGGCCGCTGACCCAGGGTTGGCTGATGTGGAGCATGGGGCTGTTCGTGCTGGCGGGCATCTGCTGGTTGCCAGTGGTCTGGCTGCAGATTCGGGTGCACCGGATGGCTGATCAGGCGTTGCGTGAGGGGACGGCGATGCCGATCAAGGCGCAGACGTATATGCGCTGGTGGTTTGTGCTGGGCTGGCCGGCGTTTCTGGCGTTCATGGTGATTTTCTATCTGATGGTGGCCAAGCCCGCCTGA
- a CDS encoding RNA pyrophosphohydrolase translates to MIDPDGFRPNVGIILTNDAGQVLWARRINQDAWQFPQGGINPDETPEDALYRELNEEVGLEREDVQILACTRGWLRYRLPQRLVRTHSQPLCIGQKQKWFLLRLLSNEQRVRMDLTGKPEFDGWRWVSYWYPLGQVVTFKREVYRRALKELAPRLLTRD, encoded by the coding sequence GTGATCGACCCCGATGGTTTCCGTCCTAATGTCGGGATAATTCTGACAAATGATGCTGGGCAGGTCCTATGGGCTCGGCGGATCAATCAAGATGCATGGCAGTTTCCGCAAGGTGGGATCAACCCTGACGAGACGCCTGAAGACGCCTTGTACCGCGAATTGAACGAAGAAGTCGGCCTGGAACGTGAGGATGTGCAAATTCTGGCCTGTACCCGGGGCTGGTTGCGCTATCGTTTGCCGCAACGTCTGGTGCGTACCCACAGTCAACCGCTGTGCATCGGCCAGAAACAGAAATGGTTTCTCCTGCGTCTGCTGTCCAACGAGCAGCGGGTGCGGATGGATTTGACCGGTAAACCGGAATTCGATGGCTGGCGTTGGGTCAGCTATTGGTACCCGTTGGGCCAGGTGGTGACATTCAAGCGCGAGGTTTATCGTCGCGCGCTCAAAGAGCTTGCCCCGCGCCTTTTAACGCGCGACTGA
- a CDS encoding SDR family oxidoreductase: MKVLLVGATGFVGRHLLAALVANGHEVIATSRRRHSRDLPEVEWQVLDLDLLASDPQHFVMPQGVDLLINAAGLLSVDPQALRRTQDRGTRALFDLAAQRGLRVLHISALGAGEQPDVAFLASKAEADAYLMGLDICAVVLRPSLLVGAGGTSSGWLTRLSPWPLIPLLDLDARLQPVHIDDVCGAVLALLRHWPSSSRVVPLVGPQALTLAQLLDHLRAAQGWGPARYCKIPQWLATVGVWCGERLGWRALNRQCLSMARRDNVADPELLGTLCGYRAAPLATHLVDWPNPAQSVQAALRPLMLAVMLLIWFGTAAVCLGPGYDWSLRIMAEFGVTGGAASFAVWLGSLCDGLLGLGMLFRRWRRRTFQAQLLLMASYTLIITLVLPHYWFDPYAAVAKNLVLMVATLWLLWTEPRQ, translated from the coding sequence ATGAAAGTTCTCCTGGTGGGGGCCACGGGTTTCGTGGGTCGCCACTTGCTCGCCGCATTGGTCGCCAATGGTCACGAGGTGATTGCCACCAGTCGGCGTCGCCACTCCCGGGATCTGCCCGAAGTTGAATGGCAAGTTCTCGATCTGGACCTGTTGGCCAGCGATCCCCAACATTTCGTGATGCCCCAGGGCGTCGACCTGCTGATCAACGCTGCCGGTCTGCTGAGTGTCGACCCGCAGGCCCTGCGGCGTACTCAGGATCGCGGCACGCGGGCGTTGTTCGATCTCGCGGCGCAGCGGGGGCTACGGGTTCTGCATATTTCCGCATTGGGTGCCGGCGAGCAGCCGGATGTGGCTTTCCTGGCCAGCAAGGCCGAGGCGGATGCCTACCTGATGGGGCTGGATATCTGCGCAGTGGTGTTGCGGCCGTCGCTGTTGGTGGGGGCGGGAGGGACCAGCAGTGGCTGGTTGACGCGTCTGTCGCCCTGGCCGCTGATTCCCCTGCTTGACCTCGATGCACGCTTGCAGCCCGTGCATATCGACGATGTCTGCGGTGCGGTACTCGCGTTGCTGCGGCATTGGCCGTCATCCTCGCGTGTGGTGCCGTTGGTCGGGCCGCAGGCCTTGACTCTGGCGCAGTTGCTCGATCATTTGCGCGCTGCCCAGGGCTGGGGGCCAGCCCGTTACTGCAAGATCCCGCAGTGGTTGGCGACAGTCGGTGTCTGGTGTGGCGAGCGCCTGGGCTGGCGGGCGTTGAATCGCCAGTGCCTGAGCATGGCCCGGCGCGACAATGTTGCTGATCCCGAGCTGCTGGGTACGTTGTGCGGCTACCGAGCGGCGCCGTTGGCGACTCATCTGGTCGACTGGCCGAACCCCGCGCAAAGCGTCCAGGCGGCTCTGCGCCCGCTGATGTTGGCGGTCATGCTGCTCATCTGGTTCGGTACGGCGGCGGTCTGCCTGGGGCCGGGTTACGACTGGAGCCTGCGGATCATGGCTGAATTCGGCGTGACGGGCGGCGCTGCCAGCTTCGCCGTGTGGCTCGGCTCGTTGTGTGACGGCCTGCTCGGGTTGGGCATGCTGTTCCGGCGCTGGCGTCGTCGGACGTTCCAGGCCCAGCTGCTGCTGATGGCCAGCTACACCCTGATCATTACCCTGGTGCTCCCGCACTACTGGTTTGACCCTTACGCCGCCGTCGCCAAGAACCTGGTGCTGATGGTGGCGACTCTCTGGCTTCTATGGACTGAACCGCGTCAATGA
- a CDS encoding FAD-binding oxidoreductase gives MTHAVLIDELKTLVDAGKVLTDADSLNTYGKDWTKHFAPAPTAIVFPKTIEQVQAIVRWANRHRVALVPSGGRTGLSAAAVAANGEVVVSFDYMNQILDINLTDRTAVCQPGVVTEQLQSRAEEQGLYYPVDFASAGSSQIGGNIGTNAGGIKVIRYGMTRNWVAGLKVVTGKGDVLELNKDLIKNATGYDLRQLFIGAEGTLGFVVEATMRLDRAPKNLTCMVLGTPDFDSIMPVLHAFQGKLDLTAFEFFSDKALAKILGRGDVPAPFETECPFYALLEFEATTEEVANLALETFEHCVEQGWVLDGVMSQSETQLQNLWKLREYISETISHWTPYKNDISVTVSKVPAFLKEIDTIVREHYPDFEVVWYGHIGDGNLHLNILKPENLSKDEFFATCAKVNKWVFEIVEKYNGSISAEHGVGMTKRDYLGYSRSLAEIEYMKAIKAVFDPNGIMNPGKIFAV, from the coding sequence ATGACCCATGCCGTCCTGATTGATGAACTGAAAACCCTGGTTGACGCTGGCAAGGTCCTGACCGACGCCGACTCCCTGAATACCTACGGGAAGGACTGGACCAAGCATTTCGCCCCTGCGCCCACGGCCATCGTGTTTCCCAAGACCATCGAACAGGTCCAGGCCATCGTGCGTTGGGCCAATCGGCATCGCGTTGCGCTGGTGCCCTCGGGTGGGCGTACCGGCCTGTCTGCGGCGGCCGTGGCGGCCAACGGCGAAGTGGTGGTGTCGTTCGATTACATGAACCAGATTCTCGACATCAACCTCACCGACCGTACCGCGGTGTGCCAGCCGGGCGTGGTCACCGAGCAGTTGCAGAGCCGCGCCGAAGAACAGGGCCTGTACTATCCGGTGGATTTCGCTTCGGCGGGCTCCAGCCAGATTGGCGGCAATATCGGCACCAATGCCGGCGGGATCAAGGTGATTCGCTACGGCATGACGCGCAACTGGGTGGCCGGCCTCAAGGTCGTCACCGGCAAGGGCGACGTGCTGGAGCTGAACAAGGACCTGATCAAGAACGCCACCGGTTATGACCTGCGCCAACTGTTCATCGGCGCCGAGGGTACCCTGGGCTTCGTGGTCGAGGCCACCATGCGCCTGGACCGTGCACCGAAGAACCTGACCTGCATGGTCCTCGGTACCCCGGACTTCGACTCGATCATGCCGGTACTGCACGCGTTTCAGGGCAAACTGGACCTGACCGCGTTCGAATTTTTCTCCGACAAGGCCCTGGCCAAGATCCTCGGACGTGGCGACGTGCCAGCGCCATTCGAAACCGAGTGCCCGTTCTACGCGCTGCTGGAGTTCGAGGCGACCACCGAAGAGGTGGCCAATCTGGCCCTGGAAACCTTCGAACATTGCGTCGAGCAGGGTTGGGTGCTCGATGGCGTGATGAGCCAGAGCGAAACCCAGTTGCAGAACCTGTGGAAGCTGCGCGAGTACATCTCCGAAACCATCTCCCACTGGACCCCGTACAAGAACGACATCTCGGTCACCGTGTCGAAAGTTCCGGCGTTTCTCAAGGAAATCGACACGATCGTCCGCGAACACTACCCGGATTTCGAAGTCGTCTGGTACGGTCACATCGGCGATGGCAACCTGCACCTGAACATCCTCAAGCCGGAAAACCTGAGCAAGGACGAGTTCTTCGCCACGTGTGCCAAGGTCAACAAGTGGGTGTTCGAGATCGTCGAGAAGTACAACGGCTCGATTTCCGCCGAACACGGCGTGGGCATGACCAAGCGTGACTATCTGGGCTACAGCCGTTCGCTGGCCGAAATCGAATACATGAAGGCGATCAAGGCGGTGTTCGATCCGAATGGAATCATGAACCCGGGCAAGATATTCGCGGTTTGA
- a CDS encoding histidinol-phosphatase — translation MRLALFDLDNTLLGGDSDHAWGDYLCERGILDPVAYKTRNDEFYQDYLAGKLDNAEYLNFCLEILGRTEMAQLDEWHRDYMRDCIEPIVLPKALELLARHRDAGDKLVIITATNRFVTAPIAARLGVETLIATECEMQDGRYTGRSTDVPCFREGKVTRLNRWLEETGHSLQDSYFYSDSMNDLPLLEQVSHPVAVDPDPNLQAEAERRGWPVISLRG, via the coding sequence ATGCGTCTGGCTTTATTCGACTTGGACAACACACTTTTGGGCGGCGACAGCGACCACGCCTGGGGCGATTACCTGTGCGAACGGGGCATTCTCGACCCGGTGGCCTACAAAACCCGCAACGACGAGTTCTACCAGGACTACCTGGCCGGCAAGCTGGACAACGCCGAGTACCTGAACTTCTGCCTGGAAATCCTCGGCCGCACCGAAATGGCGCAACTGGACGAGTGGCACCGCGACTACATGCGCGACTGCATCGAACCGATCGTGCTGCCCAAGGCCCTGGAGCTGCTGGCCCGGCACCGTGATGCGGGCGACAAGTTGGTCATCATCACCGCGACCAACCGCTTTGTAACCGCGCCGATTGCCGCACGCCTGGGCGTCGAGACCCTGATCGCCACCGAGTGCGAGATGCAGGACGGCCGTTATACCGGGCGCAGCACCGATGTGCCGTGTTTCCGCGAAGGCAAGGTGACACGCCTGAACCGCTGGCTGGAAGAGACCGGCCACAGTCTGCAGGACAGCTATTTCTACAGTGACTCGATGAATGACCTGCCACTGCTGGAGCAGGTGAGCCATCCGGTGGCGGTGGACCCGGACCCGAATCTGCAGGCCGAGGCCGAACGGCGTGGCTGGCCGGTGATCAGCCTGCGCGGCTGA
- a CDS encoding DUF2269 family protein gives METFTALKVLHSVATVLLLGSALAVAIGFWRGRRGGDLPITGRLLKMPWVLAWVLMALCLVVQPVSGWWLVHLGGFALSQAWLLGSSVLYTFGCLAWVWLVVRLNRLRRGEAGGHWKFTLTLAIFSTLCFVGIAALMGAKPV, from the coding sequence ATGGAAACCTTCACCGCCTTGAAAGTGCTTCACAGCGTGGCCACGGTGTTGCTGCTGGGCAGCGCGCTGGCCGTGGCCATCGGGTTCTGGCGTGGACGCCGTGGCGGGGATCTGCCGATTACCGGGCGGTTGCTGAAGATGCCCTGGGTGTTGGCCTGGGTGCTCATGGCTCTGTGTCTGGTGGTGCAGCCGGTCAGTGGCTGGTGGCTGGTGCATCTGGGCGGGTTTGCGCTGAGCCAGGCCTGGCTGCTTGGCTCCAGCGTGCTCTACACGTTCGGTTGCCTGGCCTGGGTCTGGCTCGTGGTGCGGCTCAATCGCCTGCGCCGGGGCGAGGCGGGCGGCCACTGGAAGTTTACGCTGACGTTGGCGATCTTCAGTACGCTGTGTTTCGTCGGGATTGCTGCCCTGATGGGCGCCAAGCCGGTTTAG
- the ilvA gene encoding threonine ammonia-lyase, biosynthetic: MLEQYVKKILTSRVYDVAVETPLHSARQLSERLGNQVWLKREDLQPVFSFKIRGAYNKLTQLSDAERARGVVTASAGNHAQGLALAAKVLGVKATIVMPKTTPEIKVEGVRSRGGKVVLHGDSFPEALAYSLKLVEEKGYVYIHPYDDPHTIAGQGTVAMEILRQHPGPLDAIFVPVGGGGLIAGIAAYVKYLRPEIKVIGVEPDDSNCLQQAMAAGERVVLSSVGIFADGVAVAQIGQHTFDICKDHVDEVITVSTDEICAAIKDIYDDTRSITEPAGALAAAGIKKYVEQRKVSGQTLVAIDSGANVNFDRLRHVAERAELGEGREAIIAVTIPEQPGSFKAFCEAIGKRQITEFNYRYHTGSEAHIFVGVQTHPDSDPRSALIESLTRQGFPVLDMTDNELAKLHIRHMVGGHAARVSDEMVLRFEFPERPGALFNFLNKLGGRWNISMFHYRNHGAADGRVVAGLQVPSEERHLVPAALAEIGYPYWDESDNPAYRLFLG, translated from the coding sequence ATGCTCGAACAGTACGTCAAGAAGATCCTCACCTCGCGCGTTTACGACGTTGCCGTGGAAACCCCGTTGCACAGCGCTCGCCAGCTCTCCGAGCGGTTGGGCAACCAGGTCTGGCTCAAGCGCGAAGACCTGCAGCCGGTGTTTTCCTTCAAGATTCGCGGCGCGTACAACAAGCTGACCCAGCTCAGCGACGCCGAGCGCGCCCGTGGCGTGGTCACTGCTTCGGCAGGCAACCATGCCCAGGGTCTGGCCCTGGCGGCCAAGGTGCTGGGGGTCAAGGCAACGATCGTGATGCCCAAGACCACCCCGGAAATCAAGGTCGAGGGCGTGCGTTCCCGAGGCGGCAAGGTGGTGCTGCATGGCGATTCCTTTCCGGAGGCGCTGGCCTACTCGCTGAAACTGGTCGAGGAAAAGGGCTACGTCTACATTCACCCCTACGATGATCCGCACACCATTGCCGGGCAGGGCACGGTGGCCATGGAAATCCTGCGTCAGCACCCGGGGCCGCTGGACGCGATTTTTGTTCCGGTCGGCGGCGGCGGGCTGATTGCCGGGATCGCGGCCTATGTGAAATACCTGCGCCCGGAAATCAAGGTGATCGGCGTCGAACCGGACGACTCCAACTGCCTGCAGCAGGCCATGGCGGCCGGTGAGCGGGTAGTGCTGTCTTCGGTGGGGATTTTTGCCGACGGCGTCGCGGTGGCGCAGATCGGCCAGCACACCTTCGATATCTGCAAGGACCATGTCGATGAAGTGATCACCGTCAGTACCGACGAGATCTGTGCGGCGATCAAGGACATCTACGACGATACCCGTTCGATTACCGAGCCGGCCGGGGCACTGGCTGCGGCCGGGATCAAGAAATACGTCGAGCAGCGCAAGGTCAGCGGGCAGACGCTGGTGGCGATCGATTCCGGGGCCAACGTCAACTTCGACCGTTTGCGCCATGTCGCCGAGCGTGCCGAGCTGGGTGAGGGCCGTGAAGCCATCATCGCTGTGACCATTCCCGAGCAGCCGGGCAGCTTCAAGGCCTTCTGCGAGGCGATCGGCAAACGCCAGATCACCGAGTTCAACTATCGCTATCACACCGGCAGCGAAGCGCACATCTTCGTTGGCGTGCAGACTCACCCGGACAGCGATCCGCGCAGTGCTTTGATCGAGAGCCTGACCCGCCAGGGTTTCCCGGTGCTCGACATGACCGACAACGAGCTGGCCAAGCTGCATATCCGCCATATGGTCGGCGGGCACGCAGCGCGGGTCAGTGACGAAATGGTGCTGCGTTTCGAGTTTCCCGAGCGTCCGGGCGCGTTGTTCAATTTCCTCAACAAGCTCGGCGGTCGCTGGAATATCTCGATGTTCCACTACCGCAACCATGGCGCGGCCGATGGCCGGGTGGTCGCTGGCCTGCAGGTGCCGAGCGAGGAACGGCACCTGGTGCCGGCGGCCTTGGCGGAAATCGGCTACCCGTACTGGGACGAAAGCGACAACCCGGCCTATCGCCTGTTTCTGGGCTGA